A part of bacterium genomic DNA contains:
- a CDS encoding TIGR00266 family protein has product MKHELLYRPNFTLAKVMLDPGESVTAEAGAMVSMSADMEMKTKARGGIGKALLRSMVGGESFFQNTYTGGPSGGEVTFAPGYPGDVVQLQLAGNAVLVQSGSYIFDTGDIQIDTKFGGGKMFFSGERLFLLKISGQGDVFLSAYGAIHMVELGAGEEYVVDTGHIVAFDESATFKVTKAGGMKSLFFSGEGFVCRFSGPGRVWMQTRNPMMFYMMGSK; this is encoded by the coding sequence ATGAAACATGAACTTTTATACCGACCCAACTTCACCCTGGCCAAGGTGATGCTGGACCCCGGCGAGAGCGTGACCGCCGAGGCGGGCGCCATGGTGAGCATGTCCGCAGACATGGAGATGAAGACCAAGGCCCGCGGCGGCATCGGCAAGGCCCTCCTGCGCTCCATGGTCGGCGGCGAGAGCTTCTTCCAGAACACCTACACCGGCGGACCCTCCGGCGGCGAGGTCACCTTCGCCCCCGGTTACCCCGGCGACGTCGTTCAGCTCCAGCTAGCCGGCAACGCCGTCCTGGTCCAGTCCGGCTCCTACATCTTCGACACCGGCGACATCCAGATTGACACGAAGTTCGGCGGCGGCAAGATGTTCTTCTCCGGCGAGCGCCTCTTCCTGTTGAAAATCTCCGGCCAGGGCGACGTCTTCCTCTCCGCCTACGGCGCCATCCACATGGTCGAGCTCGGCGCCGGCGAGGAGTACGTCGTGGACACCGGCCACATCGTCGCCTTCGACGAGAGTGCCACCTTCAAGGTCACCAAGGCCGGCGGGATGAAGTCCCTCTTCTTCTCCGGCGAGGGGTTCGTGTGCCGCTTCAGCGGCCCGGGCCGGGTGTGGATGCAGACCCGCAACCCCATGATGTTCTACATGATGGGCTCGAAGTAG